The window CGCGCCTCATTCCCGCCCCGAACGCCCGCCACGCCGACTTCGAAACGACGCGCGCCTCGATGCGCACCGTCCTGGACCGCATGGTGCGGCAGGGCACCCTCAGTCGCGACGCCGCCGACCGCGCCTGGCGTTACCCCCTCGAGCCGCGCGGGTGGGACGTGACGTACGCCCCCGACGGGAGCCTCGTCTCCGCCACGCCGACGGGGGACGCGGTGCTGGTGCAGGACTCGATCAGCAGCGACCTCAACTGGCACGTCGTCGTCGCGGTCCGCAACTGGCTCACCGACCGCTTCGGGGAGGCCGCCGTGTTCGGGCGCGGCGGCCTCCGCGTCACCACCACGATCGACGTGCAGGCGCAGGCGGCCGCCAACCGCGCGGCGCTCGACGCGACCCTGCCCGACGGTGCGCAACTCGCGATCGTGGGGCTCGACCCCGCCACCGGGGAGGTCCACGCCATGGTCGGGGAGAAGCTCCGGCCCGGCGTGCGCGAGGGGGAGCTCAACCGCGTCACGCAAGCCAACCGCCAGCCGGGCAGCTCCTTCAAGCCGATCGCGTACGCCACCGCCATCGAGGAGGCCGGCTTCCATCAGGCGACGGTTCTCGTCGACGAAGCGACCGCCTTCAACCAGCGCGGCCAACCGCCGTACGAGCCCGGCAACCACGACGACACGTTCGTCGGTGCGGCCACGGTCCGCGAGCACCTGAACCTGTCGCGCAACATCCCGGCCGTCAAGGCGCTGGAGGCGGCGTCGCCCGACGCCGTCGCGCAACGCGCCCGCGAACTCGGCTACGACGTCGAGCCGTACTACAGCCTCGCGCTCGGTTCGTTCGAGGTCACGCCGCTGCAGCACGCGAGCGGCTTCTCCGCCTTCGCGAACGGCGGGGTGCGGGTCGAGCCGCACTTCGTGACCCGCGTCGAGGACGCCGAAGGCAACGTCCTCTACGAGGCCGACCCGCGCCGCCACCGCGTGTGGGAGGCCACGACGGCGTACCAGGTGCTGGACCTGCTGCGCGGCAACGTCGAGGACCGCGGACCGACCGCCTTCTCCTGGCGGGCGGCCCTCCCCGGCCGCTACGTCGCCGGCAAGACCGGCACCACGAACGACGAGCGCGACATCTGGTTCCTCGGCACCACCCCCGAGATCACCGCGGCGGTGTGGATCGGGAACGACCGGAGCGGCTCCCTCCCGCGGACCATGACGCTGCCCGACGGCTCCACCGACCTGGTGAACAGCTCCCGGCAACCGATCTACGTCTGGAAGGACTTCGTGCAGGGGGCCCTGGCCGGCGTCCCCGCCGACCCCGACGGCTTCCCCGTCCCCGACGGCGTCACCTTCCGGACGTTCGACCGCGCGACCGGTACCGCCGACCCGGACGGGACGCGCGCCGCCTTCCTCGAGGGCACGACCCTGCCCGAGCGCAGCCTCGCCGGCGCGCTCGAGGTGGAGGTCCCCATCGACACCGCCACGGGACGGCGCGCCACCGCGTCGACCCCCGCCGACCGCATCGAGATCGTCGCGGTCCCCAGCGCCCGCCTCGACGCCTACCTCGAGGAGGTCGCGCCGTGACGACCGGGGATCCCGGCCTGACCGCGGTCCCCGGCGTCCGCGTCGGGCACTGGACCCATGACGTCGCCCGGACCGGCTGCACGGTCGTCCTGGCGCCCCCCGGCGGGGCGGTCGCCTCCGGCCGCGTCCTGGGGGCGGCGCCGGGCACCCGCGAAACCGCGCTGCTCGACCCCGCCGCGACCGTCGGCGTCG of the Trueperaceae bacterium genome contains:
- a CDS encoding transglycosylase domain-containing protein — translated: MITPLDAGVVVAGLLSVGSWFAVAALKWSQELPDLDAVVALEFTATSEVYARDGTRIGRIVPVTGEDRASTNRVPVGLDAISPAALQAIVAYEDDQFFEHYGFDLPAILRAFYEEFLAGGDRGGSSITTQVVKNTVLADIRADRSLERKAKELLLAIQLERRLTKPEILQRYVNVVFWGGNVYGIRSAAQTYFGKDPIELNLAEGLYLARLIPAPNARHADFETTRASMRTVLDRMVRQGTLSRDAADRAWRYPLEPRGWDVTYAPDGSLVSATPTGDAVLVQDSISSDLNWHVVVAVRNWLTDRFGEAAVFGRGGLRVTTTIDVQAQAAANRAALDATLPDGAQLAIVGLDPATGEVHAMVGEKLRPGVREGELNRVTQANRQPGSSFKPIAYATAIEEAGFHQATVLVDEATAFNQRGQPPYEPGNHDDTFVGAATVREHLNLSRNIPAVKALEAASPDAVAQRARELGYDVEPYYSLALGSFEVTPLQHASGFSAFANGGVRVEPHFVTRVEDAEGNVLYEADPRRHRVWEATTAYQVLDLLRGNVEDRGPTAFSWRAALPGRYVAGKTGTTNDERDIWFLGTTPEITAAVWIGNDRSGSLPRTMTLPDGSTDLVNSSRQPIYVWKDFVQGALAGVPADPDGFPVPDGVTFRTFDRATGTADPDGTRAAFLEGTTLPERSLAGALEVEVPIDTATGRRATASTPADRIEIVAVPSARLDAYLEEVAP